In the Malaya genurostris strain Urasoe2022 chromosome 1, Malgen_1.1, whole genome shotgun sequence genome, one interval contains:
- the LOC131426017 gene encoding aminoacylase-1A-like: MCERGSQCYQRYQEWENNEEIQIFREYLRIPTVHPDVNYDECVKFLKRQAEDLQLPVQVIEVNPGKPIVIITWEGTDPAEKSIILNSHTDVVPVYAERWSHPPFAADMDNEGRIYARGAQDMKCVGMQFLAAIRALKRDGVRLKRTIHATFVPDEEIGGKLGMKEWVHKESFQQLNCGFAIDEGIAGPGEEFPLFYGERSVWHVLFHISGTPGHGSLLLKDTAGQKARYLIDKLMDMRAQEVQKLENNPEFTIGDVTTINITMMSGGVQSNVVPPELMVCFDIRVAIDVKHLELENQLLDWCREAGGGIELEYDQKCPFVKPTKLDGSNPYWVAFKDALDELGLKVKPQIFPGGTDSRYIRGIGIPAIGFSPMNNTPVLLHDHDEFIHVDTYLKGIEIYKKIISNVADC, from the exons ATGTGCGAACGTGGTTCCCAATGTTACCAGCGGTACCAGGAGTGGGAAAACAACGAGGAGATCCAGATATTCCGCGAGTATCTGCGCATTCCTACGGTGCATCCCGATGTGAACTACG ATGAGTGCGTCAAGTTTTTGAAACGACAAGCGGAGGATCTTCAGCTGCCGGTGCAGGTGATCGAGGTGAACCCGGGCAAACCGATCGTGATCATAACATGGGAGGGTACGGATCCCGCGGAAAAGTCCATCATTTTGAACTCGCACACGGACGTCGTGCCGGTGTACGCCGAACGTTGGTCCCATCCACCGTTCGCAGCCGACATGGACAACGAGGGAAGGATTTATGCACGTGGCGCCCAGGACATGAAGTGCGTTGGGATGCAATTTTTGGCGGCGATTCGTGCCCTGAAACGGGATGGCGTACGCCTCAAGAGGACGATCCACGCAACGTTCGTGCCGGACGAGGAAATTGGCGGCAAACTGGGTATGAAGGAATGGGTTCACAAGGAAAGTTTCCAGCAGCTGAACTGTGGTTTCGCGATCGACGAAGGAATTGCGGGCCCCGGAGAAGAGTTCCCTCTGTTCTACGGGGAACGAAGTGTTTGGC acgTTCTGTTTCATATTTCGGGGACTCCCGGGCATGGTTCACTGCTGCTGAAGGACACTGCCGGACAGAAGGCTCGATACCTTATCGATAAATTGATGGATATGCGAGCACAGGAGGTGCAAAAGTTGGAAAATAATCCCGAATTCACCATCGGAGATGTGACGACCATTAACATCACGATGATGTCG GGTGGAGTGCAAAGCAACGTCGTTCCGCCAGAGTTGATGGTTTGTTTCGATATTCGTGTGGCCATCGATGTAAAACATCTGGAACTGGAAAACCAACTGCTTGACTGGTGCCGCGAAGCCGGCGGTGGCATAGAGCTAGAGTACGATCAGAAGTGTCCTTTTGTGAAACCTACCAAACTGGACGGATCGAACCCCTACTGGGTAGCTTTCAAAGATGCCTTGGACGAGCTGGGCCTCAAGGTAAAACCACAAATCTTTCCCGGTGGCACCGACAGTCGTTACATTCGGGGAATCGGAATACCGGCGATTGGATTTTCACCCATGAATAACACGCCGGTGCTTCTGCACGATCACGACGAGTTCATCCACGTGGATACCTACCTGAAGGGTATCGAAATCTACAAGAAAATTATCTCAAACGTTGCCGATTGTTAG
- the LOC131426018 gene encoding uncharacterized protein LOC131426018: MSAVEASVASRNIEIKATIQDEESFRRMVKIAEQLTGSSGEVIKQHDVFFNAQKGRLKLRYLETKKSELIQYFRPDVGGPKLSTFHKIDLDEPKLMETILAESVGVKGEVRKQRHLFLHKQTRIHLDDVEGLGYFLEFEVCLNPEQTVDDGTEMANEMMKLFEIDEKDLIEGAYMDKLLK; the protein is encoded by the exons ATGTCCGCTGTCGAGGCATCCGTAGCATCCCgaaatattgaaattaaagcCACCATTCAAGATGAAGAATCATTTCGACGAATGGTGAAGATTGCAGAGCAACTGACGGGCTCCAGTGGTGAAGTGATAAAACAACACGACGTTTTTTTCAATGCTCAGAAGGGCCGGCTAAAGTTGCGTTATCTGGAG ACTAAAAAATCGGAGCTAATTCAGTACTTTCGACCGGACGTGGGTGGCCCGAAGTTATCCACCTTCCACAAGATCGATTTGGACGAACCGAAATTGATGGAAACGATCTTGGCTGAAAGCGTTGGCGTGAAAGGGGAAGTTCGAAAACAACGGCATCTGTTCCTGCATAAGCAGACCCGTATTCATCTGGATGACGTGGAAGGTTTGGGATATTTCCTGGAATTTGAAGTATGTCTAAATCCAGAGCAAACCGTCGACGATGGGACTGAGATGGCGAATGAAATGAtgaagctgtttgaaatcgaTGAGAAGGATTTAATTGAAGGGGCCTACATGGATAAGTTGCTGAAATAA